One Kitasatospora sp. MAP12-44 DNA segment encodes these proteins:
- the ligD gene encoding non-homologous end-joining DNA ligase yields the protein MDHAVDLPVVEPMLATPSTTLPPDRGFAAEAKWDGIRCIARISRAGVRLSGRHGGDLTGRYPEIAAALAELPLDRTTLDGELVQLDEQGRPSFSLLQQRIHLTRPEAVQRLARARPVTFVVFDVLHLEEPTLQLPYVRRRELLAGLELGGARIKAPPHWTQDGAAAFAWTAEHGLEGVVAKRLQSRYTPGTRTADWIKVKHVRTVDIVIGGWIPGGPDGALVKSLLCGVPERGGLRYVGNVGTGFAQAERRALAAVLRRLESARMPFIGTLPPPRRGDVVHWVRPVLGAEVQYQEWTRPERRLRHPVWRGLREPGP from the coding sequence ATGGACCACGCGGTGGACCTGCCCGTCGTCGAGCCGATGCTCGCGACCCCCTCCACCACGCTCCCGCCGGACCGCGGGTTCGCGGCCGAGGCGAAGTGGGACGGGATCCGGTGCATCGCCCGGATCAGCCGCGCGGGTGTGCGGCTGAGCGGGCGGCACGGCGGCGACCTGACCGGCCGGTACCCGGAGATCGCCGCCGCGCTCGCCGAACTCCCCCTCGACCGCACGACGTTGGACGGCGAGCTGGTCCAGCTGGACGAGCAGGGCCGCCCCTCCTTCTCGCTGCTGCAGCAGCGCATCCACCTCACCCGCCCGGAGGCCGTGCAGCGGCTGGCCCGGGCCCGGCCGGTGACCTTCGTGGTCTTCGACGTCCTGCATCTGGAGGAGCCGACCCTGCAGCTGCCCTACGTACGGCGCCGCGAACTGCTGGCCGGCCTCGAACTGGGCGGCGCCCGGATCAAGGCGCCGCCGCATTGGACGCAGGACGGCGCGGCGGCCTTCGCCTGGACCGCGGAGCACGGCCTGGAGGGCGTCGTCGCCAAGCGGCTGCAGTCCCGCTACACGCCCGGCACCCGCACTGCGGACTGGATCAAGGTCAAGCACGTGCGCACGGTGGACATCGTGATCGGCGGCTGGATCCCCGGCGGCCCGGACGGCGCGCTGGTGAAGAGCCTGCTGTGCGGGGTGCCCGAGCGCGGCGGCCTGCGCTACGTCGGCAATGTCGGCACCGGCTTCGCCCAGGCCGAGCGCCGGGCGCTGGCCGCCGTGCTGCGCCGCCTGGAGAGCGCCCGGATGCCGTTCATCGGCACGCTGCCGCCGCCTCGGCGCGGCGACGTCGTGCACTGGGTGCGCCCAGTGCTCGGCGCCGAGGTGCAGTACCAGGAGTGGACCAGGCCGGAGCGCCGGCTGCGCCACCCCGTCTGGCGCGGCCTGCGCGAACCCGGCCCGTGA